GGTAAGGAAAAAACACATATTAACTTAGTCGTCATTGGTCACGTCGATAGTGGAAAATCAACCACTACAGGTCACATTATTTACAAATTAGGAGGTATAGATAGAAGAACAATTGAAAAGTTTGAAAAGGAATCTGCTGAAATGGGTAAAGGTAGTTTCAAAT
This window of the Plasmodium gaboni strain SY75 chromosome Unknown, whole genome shotgun sequence genome carries:
- a CDS encoding elongation factor 1-alpha; protein product: MGKEKTHINLVVIGHVDSGKSTTTGHIIYKLGGIDRRTIEKFEKESAEMGKGSFKYAWVLD